AGCCGGATCCAGGAGGTACAGCTCGCGCAGGTGGCGGAACGAACGCTGGCGACCAGCATGGGTTGGGCGCCCGAGGATATTGCTGTCGACGACCGCTTCTCGGTATTGCTCCGCGGACGCGTCCTTGGGTACTGCATGGAGCAGCTCGACGAGGTGCGGAATGCTGATGGTGTGGCTGGCTGTTGTCCGCAGCTTGCCGAGGGCGAAGTCGCTGTCGGCGGCGTCAGAACTCGTCATCGGTCGGTGCTCTCCACTGTTAGGCGGGTGTGGGAGCAGGCCGCTGTGACATCCGCGCCACGCTGATATGCGTACGTCCCTAAGGCTACCGAGGCGCGCCGACAATGTCCGGTTTCAGCGGTTCCGGCGTGGTCGCCAGCCGCGAATTTTGGCCTCAGCACCCGTTCGAGCGCCCTCGCTCCACGAAATACGCGGCTCGACGAGCCTGCGGCAGCGTGCTGCCGGTGTCTCGCACAACTCACAACTACTTTGAGGGCACGGACAAACAAGCCCGCGAGCACAGGATGGAGCTGCAGATCGGACTCGCCGGTCAACGGTTCACCTTCCCACCGACGAAGTGGGGACAGAGTCCGCTGCTCCACAGCGACGCCGTTCTCAAGGCGTACACGACCATCCGCGACCATCGGATCGCCCACTGAATCGCGGGATGCAGCAGCGTCGAGTGAGGCGTCGGTGCCATCGCCCGATGCGTCCTCAAGTAGCTGCCGCTACGACGGGCGGACGTCCTGCAGTAGGTCGAGCGGCTCGACGCCGAGCTGGTCCGCGAGTTTCGATACCGAGTCGAGGGTCAAGTTCCGTTCACCGCGCTCGACAGAGCTGAGATAGGTCCTGTCGTAGCCCAGGTCGTGCGCAAACTCTTGTTGCGAGCGGCCGCGCGCGTGACGGAGCAGTCGGAGGTTCTCCCCGAGCGTCCTGTTCAGCGGGCCACGCTTGTCCACCGTTCGAGCGTGACAACCTGATACTCATCAGTCGACGTACTTATGAGTATCATTGGCGGCGAGCCTTGCCGCAGCGGCGTGTGCTCCATGTCCGCCACGCTGACGAAAGGAACGCGTCGACGCGCAGCAATCCTTGGCACTGTGAGCCAAGGATTCGGATGGCTCGACCTGACGCCCATGACCGCGACCCGCGAGGTGCACTCGTTCCGGCCCATCCGCGCCGTGTGCGCGATGATCTTGGTCGCCAGCGGGACTACTGCCTCGCTCGCCGGCTGCTCGAGCGCGTCGAGCGTCGATGGGAACTACATCAAGATCGCCGAAACGAGTGGGATCAGCTCCGCCTGGATAATCCAGGGCGACTCGATCCGATACGTCAACGGCAGCTGCAGTCAGTACGACCTCGACCACGAGC
The DNA window shown above is from Microbacterium laevaniformans and carries:
- a CDS encoding helix-turn-helix domain-containing protein produces the protein MDKRGPLNRTLGENLRLLRHARGRSQQEFAHDLGYDRTYLSSVERGERNLTLDSVSKLADQLGVEPLDLLQDVRPS